In one window of Montipora foliosa isolate CH-2021 unplaced genomic scaffold, ASM3666993v2 scaffold_275, whole genome shotgun sequence DNA:
- the LOC137986702 gene encoding uncharacterized protein, with product MHIEYNLVLLASAIALASCEYCEPVTIDSCLSAGYKLTARFPDIRGQPYQDVQASRLNLYIPLLTSSCSQYASTILCSLYVPKCEEGRLRPWVPCRAVCSKFVGECFENLRYVGLAGLLTALCDLLPNDTQQCFYPANFPSSSSSGDPPKTNECYNVTHQKCKNDLHYNYTFVPPNYQTALETVFSSMTCSKQLEKFLCYTQFPPCELNSKPKTTIPCQSLCDTIDKDCWKEFKKVKIPLPHCDFIFPNKIGNNGLCEITEWPAPWPKPTEFRPAPSPIGTCEALTVDSCANAGYSLTAKFAANFQSSVGKLLDKLLPYLQSCSSHSSLILCSLYLPKCINGYGRPVLPCRQVCLDFAKNCVIRLRLVSLAGMSTALCDLLPVYDGTPDKCIMPSGFTLKNPISKRNVCYKVTSSMCSDDLHYNNTFVPPEDQNASKLTILQPIINSKCSPDIERFLCYSRLPPCTANTSVVHLPCNELCERIIRDCGDEYKA from the exons ATGCACATCGAATACAACCTTGTGCTGTTGGCTTCAGCGATAGCACTGGCATCTTGTGAATACTGTGAACCTGTCACCATTGATTCGTGCTTGTCTGCAGGATACAAGCTAACAGCGAGGTTTCCAGATATCCGAGGTCAGCCATATCAAGATGTGCAAGCTTCACGCTTGAACTTGTACATTCCTTTGTTGACATCGTCCTGTTCGCAATACGCTAGTACGATTTTGTGTTCACTGTACGTACCGAAATGTGAAGAAGGACGACTAAGGCCGTGGGTTCCTTGTCGCGCAGTTTGCTCCAAGTTTGTGGGAGAGTGCTTCGAAAATCTCCGTTACGTAGGGCTTGCAGGATTGCTCACTGCGCTCTGCGATCTGCTGCCAAACGATACGCAACAGTGCTTTTATCCAGCAAACTTCCCAAGCAGCTCTTCTTCTGGAG ATCCTCCAAAGACAAATGAGTGCTATAATGTTACACACCAGAAATGCAAGAATGATCTCCACTACAATTATACATTCGTCCCACCAAATTATCAAACTGCGTTGGAAACTGTATTTTCATCAATGACATGCTCAAAACAATTGGAGAAGTTTCTCTGCTACACACAATTTCCACCTTGTGAACTCAACAGTAAGCCTAAAACAACCATACCATGTCAGTCACTTTGTGATACAATTGACAAGGACTGTTGGAAAGAGTTTAAAAAGGTGAAGATTCCTCTGCCCCATTGTGATTTTATCTTCCCAAACAAGATTGGTAATAATGGGCTTTGTGAAATCACTGAATGGCCAGCACCATGGCCAAAGCCAACAGAATTCAGACCAGCACCATCCC CCATTGGCACCTGTGAAGCTTTAACAGTGGACTCTTGTGCCAATGCAGGTTACAGTCTCACAGCAAAATTTGCTGCTAACTTCCAGAGTTCAGTGGGAAAACTCTTGGATAAACTGCTTCCTTATCTTCAGTCCTGCTCATCTCACAGCAGCTTAATTCTTTGTTCTTTATATCTTCCCAAATGTATTAATGGATATGGTAGACCTGTGCTCCCATGCCGGCAAGTCTGTTTAGATTTTGCTAAAAACTGTGTCATCCGGCTGCGACTAGTATCTCTTGCAGGAATGTCAACAGCCCTGTGTGATCTACTGCCAGTGTATGATGGAACTCCAGACAAATGTATTATGCCATCTGGATTTACTTTAAAAAACCCAA tCTCTAAAAGAAATGTGTGTTACAAAGTGACATCAAGTATGTGCTCAGATGATCTTCATTACAACAACACTTTTGTTCCACCAGAGGATCAAAATGCATCAAAGTTGACAATTCTGCAGCCCATCATCAACAGTAAATGCTCACCTGATATTGAAAGATTTTTGTGCTACTCTCGGCTGCCGCCATGTACAGCAAACACTTCTGTGGTTCATCTACCATGCAATGAGCTCTGCGAGAGAATTATACGTGACTGTGGTGATGAATACAAAGCATGA
- the LOC137986703 gene encoding uncharacterized protein, with amino-acid sequence MQKAIRLIVPHAFGNHKHCLESWCGYKQDPTSYKHRDLPFGKDIVGESLKRSLEEVFEIYSSENVIKKLAHNASSQRNESLNSTIGSKNPKIRFYGGSESADQRVACSVAQKNMGKQYLLNVLQSANINPGCTMTSQVSKMDYERKQDQLRKQSKDFKKKRKQLRNLRSSKDSRLESRDGTVYESGSTLSLDPEVIIAASIQKAEIYQFEQQVPQFCFRKPRRYQTFNPGFEYNFVIYDTETNCGGKKAELVELSAFCHGTGDSFTKFVLPQHDINIYVSNINKFRIASFGNERVLHRNGFALQTVSLPECLLSFANFLKSTSATIKNATSKPVKILLIGHNANAFDTPLLIRSIAKYTETEPKFKELDLLFADSLVLIRHLLKENNQLLRKTDGSIPKVNLRDIYKCLFQSEFDNSHQGLADVMALDKVLFQSKLELTTEQIVNNSNTMILSTVQEDVQYLDKAHERLLTFNNRLYDDSDNSIIKKSLAKKLADSGLSFSDLRKLYSSTGPRGVAALLANPPSTSKGKSPRGTKCCITLQKIINFLKTLT; translated from the coding sequence ATGCAAAAGGCAATAAGGTTAATTGTTCCTCATGCCTTTGGGAATCACAAACACTGCTTAGAATCCTGGTGTGGGTACAAACAAGACCCAACAAGCTACAAACACAGGGACTTACCCTTTGGTAAAGATATTGTAGGAGAAAGCCTGAAAAGATCACTGGAagaagtttttgaaatttatagTAGTGAAAATGTCATCAAGAAGCTAGCACACAATGCATCTTCACAAAGAAATGAAAGCCTGAACAGTACTATAGGTTCCAAAAACCCCAAAATACGTTTTTATGGAGGTAGCGAGAGTGCCGACCAGAGAGTGGCATGTTCTGTTGCACAGAAAAATATGGGTAAACAATATCTCTTGAATGTTTTGCAATCAGCAAATATTAACCCGGGGTGCACCATGACAAGTCAGGTTTCGAAAATGGATTATGAAAGGAAGCAAGACCAACTTCGGAAACAAAGCAAGGATTTCAAGAAAAAGCGAAAGCAGCTTAGAAACTTGCGTTCTAGCAAGGACAGTAGACTTGAATCACGAGATGGAACTGTGTACGAGTCAGGCAGTACTTTATCCCTGGATCCTGAAGTAATAATTGCTGCTAGcattcaaaaagctgaaatctATCAGTTTGAACAACAAGTACCCCAGTTTTGCTTTAGGAAACCTAGAAGATACCAGACATTTAACCCTGGTTTTGAATACAACTTTGTCATTTAcgacacagaaacaaattgTGGTGGCAAAAAAGCCGAGCTCGTCGAATTATCTGCTTTTTGTCACGGCACTGGCGATTCGTTTACGAAATTTGTCTTGCCTCAACATGATATTAATATATATGTAAGTAATATCAACAAGTTTCGCATTGCATCGTTCGGCAATGAACGCGTACTCCACAGAAATGGTTTCGCTTTACAAACCGTTTCTCTTCCAGAATGTTTACTGTCTTTCGCTAACTTCCTGAAATCCACAAGTGCCACAATCAAAAACGCAACATCAAAACCTGTAAAAATATTGCTCATAGGACACAACGCAAACGCATTTGACACACCATTGCTCATACGAAGCATCGCCAAGTATACAGAAACGGAACCCAAATTCAAAGAACTGGACTTGCTATTCGCGGACAGTTTAGTCTTGATCAGGCATCTTCTAAAGGAAAACAACCAGTTGCTCCGTAAAACAGATGGATCGATTCCAAAAGTAAACCTGCGAGATATCTACAAGTGTCTATTTCAGAGCGAATTTGATAATTCCCATCAAGGCTTAGCCGATGTCATGGCTTTAGACAAAGTGTTGTTTCAGTCAAAACTCGAATTGACAACAGAACAAATCGTGAACAAcagtaacacgatgattctgtcAACAGTCCAGGAAGATGTCCAGTATCTTGACAAAGCCCACGAAAGACTTCTCACGTTCAACAACAGGCTCTACGACGACTCTGATAATTCAATCATCAAGAAAAGTCTTGCTAAAAAACTTGCAGACTCTGGTTTGTCATTTTCTGACTTGAGGAAACTGTATTCGTCGACTGGACCACGAGGTGTCGCTGCTCTGCTGGCAAATCCGCCTTCGACATCCAAAGGAAAATCGCCACGAGGTACCAAGTGCTGCATAACATTGCAGAAGATAATCAACTTCCTCAAGACATTAACTTGA